In one window of Drosophila mauritiana strain mau12 chromosome X, ASM438214v1, whole genome shotgun sequence DNA:
- the LOC117148146 gene encoding 40S ribosomal protein S14a has translation MAPRKAKVQKEEVQVQLGPQVRDGEIVFGVAHIYASFNDTFVHVTDLSGRETIARVTGGMKVKADRDEASPYAAMLAAQDVAEKCKTLGITALHIKLRATGGNKTKTPGPGAQSALRALARSSMKIGRIEDATPIPSDSTRRKGGRRGRRL, from the exons ATGGCACCCAGGAAGGCTAAAGTTCAGAAGGAGGAGGTTCAGGTCCAGCTGGGACCCCAAGTTCGCGACGGCGAGATCGTGTTCGGAGTTGCTCACATCTACGCCAGCTTCAACGACACCTTTGTCCATGTCACTGATCTGTCCGGACGTGAGACCATCGCCCGTGTCACCGGAGGCATGAAGGTGAAGGCCGATCGTGATGAGGCTTCGCCCTACGCCGCTATGTTGGCCGCCCAG GATGTGGCTGAGAAGTGCAAGACGCTGGGCATCACTGCCCTGCACATCAAGCTGCGCGCTACCGGAGGCAACAAGACCAAGACCCCCGGACCCGGCGCCCAGTCCGCTCTGCGCGCTTTGGCCCGTTCGTCCATGAAGATTGGCCGCATCGAGGATGCGACCCCCATCCCATCGGACTCCACCCGCAGGAAGGGCGGTCGCCGTGGTCGTCGTCTGTAA
- the LOC117148567 gene encoding uncharacterized protein LOC117148567 isoform X2 yields MASPIGALAAVLAVLVTLVICGNTKSASFEGWMHPSTPQMEVDDLRTEYIALERALWNYLAKTANSQNNKETQIRKVYDSHRDFDAKPQMRRTFEEHRYEILNHYEWSLLERDLIYISKLYDAYKDTFVKQNNSVELDELAVLNLAGAILRNDNTASMPRILQEIERVMVSQTLYYRAMIVSSNQICNTMQSAQQFIYSLYADIALTELKAYTMMEFSWMMLRVYGKGNYTQEAELMRSDYEKRTERTLKMLKDVMLRADRIVYRCDPTKHVQGVTYDEVTRLLQGYIENEVDLNNEETCRETCGFYQSTRSEGCFKDLYCSRQPKCTGRLYNCQFVDSDMWVCPSPQNSTRRYEFIEYENGRVLGQRGKCTRGTTKVDSWWRYLLWHCSYCFCLCDEEGLKSDRFFNLRDTIADIKRNRIVTGLRFVKQNRIFHLQIQEGELLPRGTVNQSTLEWKPVEKYNVFDRHVKNGVDYHKLSYEKRTIDLDDVDTEDNSFVVTGVRFRVVGTHLNLEAYYSEFDFLTGQLIQPEYNSYWKSNDNTDVSGARREKLRLSNADVSTRTIAPSLPLSRHNQFIDFTNTGLDKDAAQSTVPFMDIQDVVSNPPVPLAGIGIYYKGRNGYGGFLGPKIITYDFTPHVQVPKNRS; encoded by the exons ATGGCGTCGCCCATCGGAGCATTAGCTGCTGTTCTTGCTGTTCTTGTTACACTTGTGATTTGTGGAAATACAAAATCGGCGTCGTTCGAGGGATGGATGCACCCAAGCACCCCACAAATGGAAGTGGACGACCTGCGCACCGAGTATATCGCCCTGGAACGAGCTCTGTGGAACTATCTGGCCAAAACGGCCAATAGTCAGAACAATAAGGAAACCCAGATAAGGAAAGTATACGATTCGCATCGGGATTTCGATGCGAAACCCCAAATGAGACGCACCTTCGAGGAGCATCGCTACGAGATCCTCAATCACTATGAATGGTCGCTGCTGGAAAGGGATCTCATTTATATCAGCAAGCTTTACGATGCCTACAAG GACACCTTTGTCAAGCAGAACAACAGCGTTGAACTGGATGAACTGGCCGTTTTAAATCTAGCCGGAGCAATCCTGCGCAACGATAACACCGCATCAATGCCACGAATCCTGCAGGAAATCGAGCGAGTGATGGTTTCTCAGACCCTCTACTACCGAGCGATGATA GTGTCTAGCAATCAAATTTGCAATACCATGCAATCGGCCCAGCAGTTTATTTATTCACTATATGCGGATATAGCCCTGACCGAACTGAAAGCCTACACCATGATGGAGTTCTCGTGGATGATGTTGCGGGTCTACGGGAAGGGCAACTACACTCAGGAGGCGGAACTCATGCGTTCCGACTATGAGAAGAGGACAGAACGCACACTGAAAATGCTCAAGGATGTGATGCTACGAGCTGATCGTATCGTTTACCGCTGTGATCCGACGAAACATGTACAGGGAGTCACCTATGACGAGGTCACGCGCCTCCTTCAAGGCTACATTGAAAACGAGGTAGACTTGAATAACGAGGAAACTTGCCGAGAGACGTGTGGCTTTTATCAGTCCACCCGTAGCGAAGGCTGCTTTAAGGATCTCTATTGTTCCCGTCAACCGAAATGTACGGGTCGCCTGTACAACTGCCAGTTCGTAGACTCCGACATGTGGGTGTGCCCGTCGCCACAGAATAGTACGCGGCGCTATGAGTTCATCGAGTACGAGAACGGACGCGTCCTTGGCCAGCGGGGTAAGTGCACCAGGGGCACCACCAAGGTGGACAGCTGGTGGCGTTACCTTCTCTGGCACTGCAGCTACTGCTTCTGCCTGTGCGACGAGGAGGGTCTAAAGTCGGATCGTTTCTTTAATCTGCGGGATACGATCGCCGATATCAAGCGCAACCG AATCGTGACTGGCTTGCGTTTTGTAAAGCAAAATCGGATTTTCCATCTCCAAATCCAGGAGGGCGAACTTCTGCCGCGTGGCACTGTCAATCAAAGCACTCTGGAATGGAAACCCGTGGAGAAGTACAACGTCTTTGATCGTCATGTGAAGAATGGCGTTGACTATCATAAGTTGAGCTACGAGAAACGCACCATCGATCTGGACGATGTGGATACGGAGGACAATTCTTTCGTCGTTACCGGCGTGCGATTCCGTGTAGTGGGCACACATCTGAATTTGGAGGCCTATTACAGTGAGTTTGATTTCCTCACCGGCCAGCTCATCCAGCCGGAGTACAATAGCTATTGGAAGTCCAACGACAATACCGATGTCAGCGGCGCACGCAG GGAGAAACTGCGTCTGAGCAACGCCGACGTGTCTACGCGGACAATCGCACCATCGTTACCTCTGTCGCGCCACAATCAGTTCATCGATTTCACTAACACAGGACTGGACAAGGATGCCGCCCAGAGCACAGTGCCGTTCATGGACATCCAGGACGTGGTCTCGAATCCACCAGTACCACTAGCCGGCATTGGCATCTACTACAAGGGCCGCAACGGCTACGGCGGCTTCCTGGGCCCCAAGATCATCACCTACGACTTCACGCCCCACGTTCAGGTGCCAAAGAATAGATCCTAA
- the LOC117148262 gene encoding 40S ribosomal protein S14a-like, with amino-acid sequence MAPRKAKVQKEEVQVHLGPQVRDGEVVFGVAHIYASFNDTFVHVTDLSGRETIARVTGGMKVKADRDEASPYAAMLAAQDVAEKCKTLGITALHIKLRATGGNKTKTPGPGAQSALRALARSSMKIGRIEDVTPIPSDSTRRKGGRRGRRL; translated from the exons ATGGCTCCAAGGAAGGCTAAAGTTCAAAAGGAGGAGGTGCAGGTCCATCTGGGGCCCCAAGTTCGCGACGGCGAGGTCGTGTTCGGAGTGGCTCACATCTACGCCAGCTTCAACGACACCTTCGTCCATGTCACTGATCTGTCCGGACGTGAGACCATCGCCCGTGTCACCGGAGGCATGAAGGTGAAGGCCGATCGTGATGAGGCTTCTCCCTACGCCGCTATGTTGGCCGCCCAG GACGTGGCTGAGAAGTGCAAGACGCTGGGCATCACTGCCCTGCACATCAAGCTGCGCGCTACTGGCGGCAACAAGACCAAGACCCCCGGACCTGGCGCCCAGTCCGCTTTGCGTGCCTTGGCCCGTTCGTCCATGAAGATTGGCCGCATCGAGGATGTGACCCCCATCCCATCGGACTCCACCCGCAGGAAGGGCGGTCGCCGGGGTCGCCGTCTGTAG
- the LOC117148224 gene encoding dehydrodolichyl diphosphate synthase complex subunit DHDDS produces the protein MSWVSDYKYTWTERIAMRTLRACGHIPHHVAFVMDGNRRFARSQQIDKIEGHSRGFEKLADCLRWCLDVGVREVTTFAFSIENFKRSNEEVEGLFNLAREKFARLLEETARLDEHGIRIRVIGNIELLPLDLQKLVASAMLSTERNDKLFLNVAFAYTSRDEITQAVETILRHGSQDLAGEDISERLLEECLYTRHSPPPDLVFRTSGETRLSDFMMWQLSTSVLYFSNVLWPQITFWHFLASILAYQRDRWQLDDFRRAERMQSYQLAKATDFYSERVQKFLTTIDEDRRKLLVRLAAN, from the exons ATGTCGTGGGTCTCCGACTACAAGTACACATGGACGGAGCGGATAGCGATGCGAACGCTGCGTGCCTGTGGCCACATTCCGCACCACGTCGCCTTCGTGATGGACGGCAATCGGAGGTTCGCCCGCTCACAGCAGATTGATAAGATCGAGGGTCATTCGCGGGGATTCGAGAAGCTTGCGGACTGCCTGCGCTGGTGCCTGGACGTGGGCGTTCGCGAGGTGACCACCTTTGCCTTCAGCATCGAGAACTTCAAGCGTTCCAACGAGGAGGTGGAGGGTCTGTTTAATTTGGCCAGAGAGAAGTTTGCCCGCCTGCTGGAGGAGACTGCTCGACTGGACGAACATGGCATCCGCATTCGGGTGATCGGGAACATCGAGCTACTGCCACTCGACTTGCAGAAACTAGTGGCTTCGGCTATGCTTAGCACGGAGCGCAATGACAAGCTCTTCCTGAACGTCGCCTTTGCGTACACATCGCGGGATGAGATTACGCAGGCGGTGGAAACGATACTGCGGCATGGCAGCCAAGATTTGGCGGGCGAGGACATCAGTGAGCGGCTGCTGGAGGAATGCCTCTACACGCGACATTCGCCGCCACCGGATCTGGTGTTCCGCACCTCCGGCGAGACCAGGCTAAGCGACTTCATGATGTGGCAG TTAAGCACATCCGTGTTGTACTTCAGCAACGTCCTGTGGCCGCAGATCACTTTCTGGCATTTCCTGGCCAGCATTCTGGCATACCAGCGTGACCGCTGGCAGCTGGACGACTTTCGGCGAGCGGAGAGGATGCAGAGCTACCAGCTGGCCAAGGCGACCGACTTCTACAGCGAACGCGTCCAGAAGTTCTTGACCACCATCGATGAGGACCGGCGGAAGCTGCTTGTGCGACTGGCCGCCAACTAA
- the LOC117148795 gene encoding ATP-dependent RNA helicase dbp2, giving the protein MFAGAYAPNAGSVQQHTGGGYYGNGAAAGAGGSGNGAPRHERQYYPRGNFAGAAGGAGINGAATAAGSMHFGQPYGVMTYGIQNGLGMGAAGSGGGNPYRQQNGVAFAGNGLGGGAAGGAGSGSGGYGGQRGKNPNYTQRYQKPHNGAGGAGGYQSNNYNAVALGMLSKEERAEIQREKAKNPGRNLVKPKWENLEPFLKDFYNIHPNTLAKSEQQVADIRRELEITVSGNELPHPVVSFEESSLPAHVIEEMKRQGFTKPTAIQSQGWPIALSGRDLVGIAQTGSGKTLAYMLPAIVHIGNQPPIIRGEGPIALVLAPTRELAQQIQSVVRDYGHLCKPEIRHTCIFGGSSKVPQARDLDRGVEVIIATPGRLIDFLENRNTNLQRCTYLVLDEADRMLDMGFEPQIRKIIEQIRPDRQVVMWSATWPKEVQALAGDFLNDYIQINIGSMNLSANHNIRQIVEICTEIEKPQRLVCLLNEISPIKNSGSNGNKIIVFVETKIKVEDILQIIRAEGYNATSIHGDKTQNERDSVLKDFRNGKSNILIATDVASRGLDVEDLQYVINYDYPNSSENYVHRIGRTGRCQQLGTAYTFFTPDNAKQARELISVLEEAGQTPSQALLDLARSMPSSGGYRGNKRWNNNSGGDRNTGGHNGIYQQRNNNPLNYQAGNNYNNNRSGAPTGGSYQQYAAGGNTYLQNGAGGGVNWNRMNQMGQDGGAGQQQRNSSTYRPRAPFNNGGPRAIMGHQGGGVGAGGVGGAAGGPQQLMAPQQGGQYMPQPYRGRGQFVPQGAGAGGMPPRFQQYPKRDYQQQGVTHYGQQALQHQQQQQQQAGQQTKPPKDDGNKYAPSAAVTSSLVQYTPANSPTIAAVAAAAAAAAGRAAAAAVAPAPGAAYMYDAAGVLTTAAAPGTNPYANQFSMPATYYAQHHQFAQAVAGPGPAPGQAIE; this is encoded by the exons ATGTTCGCCGGAGCATATGCACCCAACGCCGGAAGCGTTCAGCAGCACACTGGCGGCGGTTACTATGGCAATGGTGCCGCAGCAGGCGCTGGCGGTAGCGGCAACGGGGCTCCACGCCACGAGCGTCAGTACTATCCGCGCGGCAACTTCGCCGGCGCCGCCGGTGGAGCTGGCATCAATGGAGCAGCCACTGCGGCTGGAAGCATGCACTTTGGTCAGCCCTATGGCGTGATGACCTATGGCATCCAGAATGGTCTGGGAATGGGCGCCGCCGGTTCTGGTGGCGGCAATCCGTATCGCCAGCAAAACGGCGTTGCCTTCGCCGGTAATGGACTTGGAGGAGGCGCCGCTGGCGGAGCCGGATCCGGATCTGGCGGCTATGGAGGACAGCGTGGCAAAAATCCAAACTACACACAGCGCTATCAGAAGCCGCACAACGGCGCCGGAGGTGCCGGTGGCTACCAAAGTAATAACTACAATGCAGTCGCCTTAGGCATGCTTTCCAAAGAGGAGCGCGCCGAGATCCAACGCGAAAAGGCCAAAAATCCCGGCCGTAATTTAGTGAAACCCAAGTGGGAGAACCTCGAGCCCTTCCTCAAGGATTTCTACAACATTCATCCGAATACACTGGCCAAATCAGAGCAGCAGGTGGCCGACATACGGCGCGAACTGGAAATCACCGTGTCCGGCAATGAACTACCACACCCTGTGGTCAGTTTCGAGGAGAGCTCGCTTCCCGCTCACGTCATTGAAGAGATGAAGCGCCAGGGATTCACCAAGCCCACTGCTATCCAATCGCAGGGTTGGCCCATTGCCTTAAGTGGCCGCGATTTGGTGGGCATTGCCCAGACCGGTTCCGGCAAGACGCTGGCATACATGCTGCCTGCCATCGTGCACATTGGCAATCAGCCGCCCATAATTCGCGGTGAAGGGCCCATTGCTCTGGTGCTGGCCCCCACCCGGGAGCTGGCTCAGCAGATTCAATCAGTCGTGCGAGACTATGGACATCTGTGCAAGCCCGAGATTCGTCACACTTGCATCTTTGGCGGCTCATCGAAGGTGCCGCAGGCACGCGATCTTGACCGGGGCGTCGAGGTGATCATCGCCACACCAGGACGTCTGATTGATTTCCTTGAGAATCGCAACACTAACTTGCAGAGATGCACTTATCTGGTGCTGGACGAAGCCGACCGCATGCTGGACATGGGTTTCGAGCCGCAGATCCGTAAGATCATTGAACAGATTCGTCCCGACCGTCAGGTCGTCATGTGGTCCGCAACCTGGCCAAAGGAGGTGCAGGCCCTAGCCGGAGACTTTTTAAACGATTATATCCAAATCAACATTGGTTCGATGAACCTATCGGCTAACCATAACATTCGCCAAATTGTCGAGATCTGTACAGAGATAGAGAAGCCGCAGCGCTTAGTGTGCTTGCTCAATGAGATTTCTCCCATCAAGAATTCGGGAAGCAATGGGAACAAAATTATTGTCTTTGTGGAGACCAAGATCAAG GTGGAGGACATCTTGCAGATCATCCGTGCCGAGGGCTACAACGCCACCTCAATTCACGGCGACAAGACACAGAATGAGCGTGATTCAGTGCTAAAGGATTTCCGCAACGGCAAGTCCAACATTCTGATTGCCACCGATGTGGCTTCGCGCGGCCTCGATGTCGAGGATCTGCAGTACGTAATTAACTATGATTACCCGAACTCCTCGGAGAATTACGTGCACCGCATCGGGCGCACTGGTCGCTGCCAACAGCTGGGAACTGCCTACACCTTTTTCACGCCTGACAATGCAAAGCAGGCCCGTGAACTGATCTCTGTGCTGGAGGAGGCTGGCCAGACTCCGTCGCAAGCTCTTTTGGATCTTGCTCGTTCGATGCCCAGCTCGGGCGGCTATCGCGGCAACAAGCGCTGGAACAACAACAGTGGCGGGGATCGCAACACTGGCGGTCACAACGGCATCTATCAGCAGCGCAACAACAATCCGCTGAATTACCAGGCCGGTAACAACTATAACAACAATCGCAGCGGCGCCCCAACTGGCGGTAGCTACCAGCAGTATGCCGCTGGCGGCAATACCTATCTGCAGAATGGTGCTGGTGGCGGCGTTAATTGGAACCGCATGAACCAGATGGGACAGGATGGAGGAGCCGGACAGCAGCAGCGAAACAGCAGCACCTATCGCCCGAGGGCTCCGTTCAACAATGGCGGTCCACGCGCCATTATGGGCCATCAGGGTGGCGGCGTCGGAGCTGGTGGTGTGGGCGGCGCAGCCGGTGGCCCACAGCAGCTCATGGCACCACAGCAGGGCGGACAATATATGCCACAGCCATACCGTGGACGTGGCCAGTTTGTGCCGCAGGGAGCCGGTGCCGGTGGCATGCCGCCACGATTCCAACAGTATCCCAAGCGGGATTACCAGCAGCAAGGAGTGACCCACTACGGTCAGCAGGCTttgcagcatcagcagcaacaacagcagcaggctGGCCAACAGACCAAACCGCCCAAGGACGATGGGAACAAGTATGCTCCGTCGGCTGCGGTGACCAGCTCGCTGGTCCAATACACGCCAGCCAATTCGCCAACGATTGCGGCTGtagctgctgccgctgcagcagccgccggacgagctgcagctgcagctgtgGCTCCGGCTCCCGGTGCCGCCTACATGTACGATGCGGCCGGTGTTCTCACCACCGCCGCTGCGCCGGGCACCAATCCATATGCCAACCAGTTCAGCATGCCGGCAACCTACTACGCCCAACATCACCAGTTCGCCCAAGCCGTGGCAGGACCCGGACCAGCACCCGGCCAGGCCATCGAGTAG